From Pseudofrankia saprophytica, a single genomic window includes:
- a CDS encoding TrmH family RNA methyltransferase: MTARRPGAVTTALGPRAASVAAARRLRRPSARRAEGLFLAEGFQAVEAALAAGRLVELFVGESAADRHGALVAAVAAAGPPVRSVTDAAAAALSETVTPQGLVGVATLLGTRLADLPGIPAAVPAGFGSTGRAGPVGAAAPGPVRARGGESGPGVGPALVAVCVAANDPGNAGTVIRTADAAGADAVIFAGEGVDPFGGKCVRSSAGSLFHLPVVVEPDLAAALDWLRSAGCRVVATSGHGARDLYDAADAGELDAPTGWLFGNEAHGLPPEVLTAADAVLRVPVYGQAESLNLAVATALCLYASARARRMARSGTHGTGGGGRP, from the coding sequence GTGACCGCCCGCCGGCCCGGCGCCGTCACGACGGCGCTGGGGCCGCGGGCGGCCAGCGTGGCCGCCGCCAGGCGGCTGCGGCGTCCCTCGGCCCGGCGGGCCGAGGGACTGTTCCTCGCTGAGGGTTTCCAGGCCGTCGAGGCGGCGCTGGCCGCCGGTCGGCTCGTCGAGCTGTTCGTCGGTGAGTCCGCCGCCGACCGCCACGGCGCGCTCGTCGCCGCAGTCGCCGCCGCTGGACCGCCGGTGCGGTCCGTGACCGACGCCGCCGCGGCGGCCCTGTCCGAGACGGTCACCCCCCAGGGTCTCGTCGGGGTCGCCACGCTGCTCGGCACCCGCCTCGCGGACCTGCCAGGCATTCCGGCCGCGGTCCCGGCTGGCTTCGGCTCCACCGGCCGGGCGGGACCCGTGGGCGCCGCCGCACCGGGACCGGTCCGGGCGCGCGGGGGAGAATCTGGCCCGGGAGTGGGACCGGCCCTGGTCGCGGTCTGCGTCGCCGCGAACGACCCGGGCAACGCCGGGACGGTGATCCGCACCGCGGACGCCGCCGGCGCCGACGCCGTCATCTTCGCGGGCGAGGGCGTCGACCCGTTCGGCGGCAAGTGCGTCCGTTCCAGCGCCGGGAGCCTCTTCCACCTGCCGGTCGTCGTCGAACCGGACCTCGCCGCGGCCCTGGACTGGCTGCGCTCCGCCGGCTGCCGCGTGGTCGCGACCTCGGGTCATGGCGCCCGCGACCTCTACGACGCGGCCGACGCCGGCGAGCTCGACGCGCCCACCGGATGGCTGTTCGGCAACGAGGCGCACGGTCTGCCACCCGAAGTCCTGACCGCCGCGGACGCGGTGCTTCGGGTACCGGTGTACGGTCAGGCCGAGTCGTTGAATCTTGCGGTCGCGACGGCCCTGTGTCTTTACGCGTCCGCACGGGCGCGCAGAATGGCCAGATCCGGTACTCACGGCACCGGGGGAGGTGGACGACCGTGA
- a CDS encoding sensor histidine kinase: MTHTVTSAPTRVGGQAAGPAGATGEVNGEVVGQAGTAVPASATGEGPPAAAASVSATAYDALPDAVVVTDGDGVVLILNAAAAGLTEIDQHAAAGRHVTEVLPLVDERGNDWWEASGAGRGLPRVTGQPERRLTYAGPAHDHDFNVTVRYTREAGRLVQVALCLRDTASRERIERNRSDLVATVAHELRSPLTSVKGFTATLLAKWERFTDEQKKLMLNTVNTDADRVTRLLTELLDVSRIDAGRIQIRKQIADPKAILRRVLAGKIASGTAGADRFVVHEDGELPEMWIDPDKIEQVLHNLVDNALRHGAGTVTVVVRGAETGAEVSVADEGEGVPEANASRVFTKFWRGASRGNGTGLGLYIAKALIEAHGGTIVVGRAAGGGAEFRFSLPAGAPVFT, from the coding sequence GTGACCCATACAGTCACGTCGGCGCCCACCCGCGTGGGCGGGCAGGCCGCGGGCCCAGCCGGCGCCACGGGCGAGGTCAACGGCGAGGTTGTGGGACAGGCTGGCACCGCCGTGCCAGCCTCCGCCACTGGCGAAGGGCCGCCCGCCGCGGCCGCGTCGGTGTCCGCGACGGCCTACGACGCCCTGCCAGACGCGGTGGTCGTCACCGACGGGGACGGCGTGGTGCTGATCCTCAACGCCGCCGCGGCTGGTCTGACCGAGATCGACCAGCACGCCGCCGCCGGGCGCCATGTCACCGAGGTGCTACCGCTGGTCGACGAGCGCGGCAACGACTGGTGGGAGGCGTCCGGCGCGGGGCGCGGGCTGCCGCGGGTGACCGGCCAGCCGGAGCGCCGGCTCACCTACGCCGGGCCCGCGCATGACCACGACTTCAACGTCACGGTCCGCTACACCCGCGAGGCCGGGCGGCTCGTCCAGGTCGCTCTCTGCCTGCGTGACACCGCGAGCCGGGAGCGGATCGAGCGCAACCGCTCCGACCTCGTCGCCACCGTCGCGCACGAGCTGCGGTCCCCGCTCACCAGCGTGAAGGGGTTCACCGCGACGTTGCTGGCCAAATGGGAGCGGTTCACCGACGAGCAGAAGAAGCTCATGCTCAACACGGTCAACACGGACGCCGACCGGGTGACCCGGCTGCTGACCGAGCTGCTCGACGTCTCCCGGATCGACGCCGGCCGCATCCAGATCCGCAAGCAGATCGCCGACCCGAAGGCCATCCTTCGCCGGGTCCTCGCCGGCAAGATCGCCTCAGGCACCGCCGGGGCGGACCGGTTCGTCGTCCACGAGGACGGCGAGCTGCCGGAGATGTGGATCGATCCGGACAAGATCGAGCAGGTGCTGCACAACCTCGTCGACAATGCTCTGCGCCACGGGGCGGGTACGGTGACAGTCGTCGTGCGCGGTGCGGAGACGGGAGCCGAGGTGAGCGTGGCCGACGAGGGCGAAGGCGTGCCGGAGGCCAACGCCTCGCGCGTCTTCACCAAGTTCTGGCGGGGAGCGAGCCGGGGCAACGGCACCGGTCTGGGTCTCTACATCGCCAAGGCGCTGATCGAGGCGCACGGCGGCACCATCGTGGTCGGCCGTGCCGCCGGCGGCGGCGCGGAGTTCCGATTTTCCTTGCCCGCCGGGGCCCCCGTCTTCACCTAG
- the ribH gene encoding 6,7-dimethyl-8-ribityllumazine synthase, whose translation MSGIGAPEEVLPVASEVRLGIVATRWHSEITDALLDGALRACVDVKLAVEPTVVRIAGAVELPVVADRLAAHHDAVVALGVVIRGGTPHFDYVCKFVTEGLLRVTLDNGVPVGFGVLTCDTIEQARDRAGLDGSAEDKGREAALAALEAAVVLTELQPLA comes from the coding sequence GTGAGCGGCATCGGAGCGCCCGAGGAGGTGCTGCCGGTGGCGTCCGAGGTGCGGCTCGGGATCGTCGCCACCCGGTGGCACAGCGAGATCACCGACGCCCTGCTCGACGGCGCGCTGCGTGCCTGCGTGGATGTGAAGCTCGCCGTCGAGCCGACCGTGGTCCGGATCGCGGGCGCGGTGGAGCTCCCCGTCGTCGCCGACCGGCTGGCGGCCCACCATGACGCCGTCGTGGCACTCGGCGTGGTCATCCGCGGTGGCACCCCGCACTTCGACTATGTCTGCAAGTTCGTCACCGAGGGACTGCTGCGGGTGACGCTGGACAACGGGGTGCCGGTCGGCTTCGGCGTGCTCACCTGCGACACGATCGAGCAGGCGCGCGACCGGGCCGGGCTGGACGGGTCGGCCGAGGACAAGGGCCGTGAGGCCGCGCTCGCCGCGCTGGAGGCGGCCGTCGTGCTCACCGAGCTGCAGCCACTCGCCTGA
- the rplT gene encoding 50S ribosomal protein L20, whose product MARVKRAVNAQKKRRTTLEQASGYRGQRSRLYRKAKEQMLHSMNYAYRDRRARKGDFRQLWITRINAAARANGMTYNRFIQGLKIAGVEVDRKILADLAVNDAAAFTALVEVARAAVPPVAEADSEPSAA is encoded by the coding sequence ATGGCACGCGTGAAGCGGGCGGTAAACGCCCAGAAGAAGCGCCGCACGACCCTCGAGCAGGCGAGCGGCTACCGCGGCCAGCGGTCCCGGCTGTACCGCAAGGCCAAGGAGCAGATGCTCCACTCGATGAACTACGCCTACCGGGACCGTCGCGCCCGTAAGGGCGACTTCCGGCAGCTGTGGATCACCCGCATCAACGCGGCCGCGCGTGCCAACGGCATGACCTACAACCGCTTCATCCAGGGGCTGAAGATCGCCGGTGTCGAGGTCGACCGCAAGATCCTGGCCGACCTCGCGGTCAACGACGCGGCGGCGTTCACGGCACTGGTCGAGGTCGCCAGGGCCGCTGTGCCGCCGGTGGCGGAGGCCGACTCGGAGCCGTCGGCCGCCTGA
- a CDS encoding SseB family protein produces MAVDLLTPPGQGDAGQADPRLRAALDSADVGAVAAALAVSRVFVGVESRLLELAAEQPGRRLPSEKASEMVLATLRMPSGMTALPVFSSVAALSAWRSAARPVPVSAADACAEAARLGHGTVVVDVAGPVTVSLDVSALAAGVGLAASPSDAAGAGQGAADPAGADNAPSGLRPPARPWDAARGRRVAAELDALATAGLARGARLWHAELVTGTGEASEVIALTVAGSGPAGEARLDEIALRLRAAVAGPGERALAVVFIDSQDVAGLRRALGRGITPRRWRRR; encoded by the coding sequence GTGGCAGTGGACCTGTTGACCCCGCCGGGGCAGGGCGACGCCGGCCAGGCCGACCCACGGCTGCGGGCAGCCCTCGACTCCGCTGACGTGGGCGCCGTGGCCGCGGCGCTGGCCGTCTCCAGGGTCTTCGTCGGCGTCGAGTCCCGGCTGCTGGAGCTCGCTGCCGAGCAGCCCGGCCGCCGGCTCCCTTCCGAGAAGGCGTCGGAGATGGTGCTCGCGACCCTGCGGATGCCGTCGGGCATGACGGCACTGCCGGTCTTCAGCAGCGTGGCGGCGCTGTCCGCCTGGCGATCGGCGGCGCGCCCGGTGCCGGTGTCGGCGGCGGACGCCTGCGCCGAGGCGGCTCGGCTGGGCCACGGGACCGTCGTCGTCGACGTGGCCGGCCCCGTGACCGTGAGCCTCGACGTCAGCGCGCTGGCCGCGGGCGTCGGTCTCGCGGCCAGCCCTTCGGACGCCGCCGGCGCGGGGCAGGGCGCCGCTGACCCGGCCGGCGCAGACAACGCGCCATCGGGGCTGCGGCCGCCGGCACGGCCCTGGGACGCCGCCCGCGGACGGCGGGTGGCGGCCGAGCTGGACGCGCTCGCCACCGCCGGGCTCGCCAGGGGCGCGCGGCTGTGGCACGCCGAGCTCGTCACCGGCACTGGCGAGGCCAGCGAGGTGATCGCGCTCACGGTGGCCGGGAGCGGCCCCGCGGGCGAGGCACGGCTCGACGAGATCGCGCTCCGGTTGCGGGCCGCCGTCGCCGGTCCTGGGGAGAGAGCCCTCGCCGTCGTGTTCATCGACTCCCAGGACGTCGCCGGGCTGCGCCGCGCACTCGGTCGGGGGATCACCCCGCGCCGGTGGCGGCGGCGATAG
- the pheS gene encoding phenylalanine--tRNA ligase subunit alpha codes for MTDPQPAAAGGPLDPASLEAAVAEALAALAAAADLTGLADVRGTHVDGRSAPLVLARQKLGSLPREDRAEAGRRLNDALGTVRDAHTARLAELTAERDARVLVEERVDVTVPTRRRHPGARHPLAVLSERLVDTFVAMGYEVAEGPEVEHDWFNFEALNLDPDHPARSEHDTLYVEPEGSGRLLRTHTSPVQIRALLSRPLPVYVVAPGRTYRNDTVDATHSPVFGQLECLAVDEGITMADLRGTLEVFAAELFGSGLATRLRPHYFPFTEPSAELDVQCFNCRGEAARQPCRVCSDAGWIEAGGCGMVDPNVLRAAGVDASRYSGFAFGMGLERAAMMRHGVREIRDFVDGDVRFSLPFGIEG; via the coding sequence ATGACCGATCCGCAGCCCGCCGCGGCGGGCGGGCCGCTCGACCCCGCCAGCCTCGAGGCCGCGGTGGCCGAGGCGCTGGCCGCGCTCGCCGCCGCCGCCGACCTCACGGGCCTCGCCGACGTGCGTGGCACGCACGTCGACGGCCGCTCGGCCCCGCTGGTCCTTGCCCGCCAGAAGCTCGGCTCGCTGCCCCGCGAGGACCGTGCCGAGGCCGGCCGCCGGCTCAACGACGCGCTCGGCACCGTCCGCGACGCGCACACTGCCCGGCTCGCCGAGCTCACCGCCGAGCGCGACGCGCGCGTGCTGGTCGAGGAGCGGGTCGACGTGACCGTGCCGACCCGCCGCCGCCACCCCGGCGCGCGCCATCCCCTCGCCGTGCTCTCCGAGCGCCTCGTCGACACCTTCGTCGCGATGGGCTACGAGGTCGCCGAGGGCCCCGAGGTCGAGCACGACTGGTTCAACTTCGAGGCGCTCAATCTCGACCCCGACCACCCGGCCCGCAGCGAGCACGACACGCTCTACGTCGAGCCGGAGGGCTCCGGCCGGCTGCTGCGCACGCACACCTCGCCGGTGCAGATCCGCGCGCTGCTGTCGCGCCCGCTGCCGGTCTACGTCGTCGCGCCCGGGCGCACCTACCGCAACGACACCGTCGACGCGACGCACTCGCCGGTGTTCGGCCAGCTGGAGTGCCTCGCGGTCGACGAGGGCATCACGATGGCCGACCTGCGCGGCACGCTGGAGGTGTTCGCGGCGGAGCTGTTCGGCTCGGGCCTCGCGACCCGGCTGCGCCCGCACTACTTCCCGTTCACCGAGCCGAGCGCCGAGCTGGACGTGCAGTGCTTCAACTGTCGCGGCGAGGCAGCCCGGCAGCCCTGCCGGGTCTGCTCCGACGCGGGCTGGATCGAGGCGGGCGGCTGCGGCATGGTCGACCCGAACGTGCTGCGCGCCGCGGGCGTCGACGCCAGCCGGTACAGCGGGTTCGCGTTCGGCATGGGCCTGGAGCGGGCCGCGATGATGCGCCACGGCGTCCGCGAGATCCGGGACTTCGTCGACGGCGACGTCCGGTTCAGCCTCCCGTTCGGAATCGAGGGCTAG
- the rpmI gene encoding 50S ribosomal protein L35 — MPKMKPHSGASKRFRVTGTGKIMRRRANRAHLLEHKTSRRTRRLNPEVTLAPADNRRISRMLAR; from the coding sequence ATGCCCAAGATGAAGCCGCACAGCGGAGCCTCCAAGAGGTTCCGTGTCACCGGCACAGGCAAGATCATGCGTCGCCGGGCCAACCGCGCCCACCTCCTCGAGCACAAGACGAGCCGCCGGACCCGGCGGCTCAACCCCGAGGTGACGCTGGCCCCGGCGGACAACCGCCGTATCTCGCGCATGCTCGCCCGCTGA
- a CDS encoding dCMP deaminase yields the protein MTVEDVDGRWLAYAVELGRRCPPSATAFSVGAVIVGADGATALAEGWSRATDPRDHAEEAALRAFSPGDPRLAGATIYSSLEPCSARASRPRTCTELILAAGIGRVVFAWREPALFVDCQGAELLAAAGVTVVERSELAAGVRAANAHLRQP from the coding sequence GTGACCGTTGAGGACGTCGACGGGCGGTGGCTCGCGTACGCGGTGGAGCTCGGGCGGCGCTGCCCGCCGTCGGCGACGGCGTTCTCGGTCGGCGCGGTGATCGTCGGCGCCGACGGCGCGACCGCGCTCGCCGAGGGCTGGTCGCGGGCCACCGACCCGCGTGACCACGCCGAGGAGGCCGCCCTGCGAGCCTTCTCGCCCGGTGACCCGCGCCTGGCGGGTGCGACCATCTACAGCTCGCTGGAGCCGTGCAGCGCCCGCGCGTCGCGTCCGCGGACCTGCACCGAGCTGATCCTCGCGGCGGGGATCGGCCGGGTCGTCTTCGCCTGGCGGGAGCCGGCCCTGTTCGTCGACTGCCAGGGAGCCGAGCTGCTCGCCGCCGCCGGCGTCACCGTCGTCGAGCGCTCCGAACTCGCCGCCGGCGTCCGCGCCGCCAACGCCCACCTGCGCCAGCCGTAG
- the rpe gene encoding ribulose-phosphate 3-epimerase, which produces MATAQIYPSLLAADFARIADAARSVEGRADWLHVDVMDYHFVPNLAFSGDTVTALRQVTDTPLDCHLMIENPDRWAPGFAERGAANVTIHAEAVDNLPRTTEAIRAAGARTGLAVKPATPVEHYADDLHRFDLLLLMTIEPGFGGQRFMDSVLPKIEAARGLLDARGLDLWLQIDGGVSEETIERAAAAGVDVFVAGTAVYGAADPGAAVEALRAQALRAGPRLTPPPPRAAAV; this is translated from the coding sequence GTGGCTACCGCGCAGATTTATCCCAGCCTGCTCGCCGCCGACTTCGCGCGGATCGCGGACGCGGCGCGGTCGGTCGAGGGACGGGCCGACTGGCTGCACGTCGACGTCATGGACTACCACTTCGTCCCGAACCTGGCCTTCTCCGGTGACACCGTGACCGCGTTGCGCCAGGTGACCGACACGCCGCTCGACTGCCACCTGATGATCGAGAACCCGGATCGCTGGGCGCCGGGGTTCGCCGAGCGGGGGGCCGCGAACGTCACGATCCACGCCGAGGCGGTCGACAACCTCCCGCGCACGACGGAGGCGATCCGCGCCGCCGGGGCCCGCACCGGGCTCGCCGTGAAGCCGGCGACGCCCGTCGAGCACTATGCCGACGACCTTCACCGGTTCGACCTGCTGCTGCTGATGACGATCGAGCCCGGCTTCGGTGGCCAGAGGTTCATGGACAGCGTGCTGCCGAAGATCGAGGCGGCCCGTGGGCTGCTCGACGCGCGGGGCCTTGACCTGTGGCTGCAGATCGACGGCGGGGTGAGCGAGGAGACCATCGAGCGGGCCGCTGCCGCGGGCGTGGACGTCTTCGTCGCGGGCACCGCGGTCTACGGCGCCGCTGACCCGGGCGCGGCCGTCGAGGCCCTGCGCGCGCAGGCGCTGCGCGCCGGTCCCCGCCTCACGCCGCCGCCTCCGCGCGCGGCGGCTGTCTGA
- the infC gene encoding translation initiation factor IF-3 produces the protein MSTESRINDRIRVPEVRLVGAEGEQIGIVSIQEAMRLAQEADLDLVEVAPTARPPVCKLMDYGKFKYESDQKRREARKNQVQTVIKEMKLRPKIDPHDYETKKGHVVRFLKAGDKVKITIMFRGREQSRPELGIRLLQRLSTDVAELGYVEAQPKQDGRNMTMVMAPHKGARTLRTPEQAGTV, from the coding sequence ATCAGCACAGAGTCACGCATCAACGACCGCATCCGCGTTCCTGAGGTCCGCCTCGTCGGCGCGGAGGGCGAGCAGATCGGCATCGTCTCCATCCAGGAGGCCATGCGGCTGGCGCAGGAGGCCGATCTCGACCTTGTCGAGGTCGCCCCGACCGCCCGGCCGCCCGTCTGCAAGCTGATGGACTATGGGAAGTTCAAGTACGAGTCCGACCAGAAGCGTCGTGAGGCTCGGAAGAACCAGGTCCAGACGGTCATCAAGGAGATGAAGCTCCGACCGAAGATCGACCCGCACGACTACGAGACCAAGAAGGGTCACGTCGTGCGCTTCCTCAAGGCCGGCGACAAGGTGAAGATCACCATCATGTTCCGCGGTCGAGAGCAGTCGCGACCGGAGCTCGGTATCCGGCTCCTGCAGCGGCTCTCGACCGACGTCGCCGAGCTGGGGTACGTCGAGGCTCAGCCCAAGCAGGACGGTCGGAACATGACGATGGTCATGGCTCCGCACAAGGGCGCCCGCACGCTGCGCACCCCAGAGCAGGCGGGCACCGTCTAA
- a CDS encoding bifunctional 3,4-dihydroxy-2-butanone-4-phosphate synthase/GTP cyclohydrolase II: MSAVQAGTTLGAAAAPASPLAPAGDELASAFGTVQEALAEIAAGRSVVVVDDADRENEGDLIFAAEKATPELVAFMVRHTSGVICAPLAAPDTDRLGLDQMVPLNTERMGTAFTVTVDAREGVSTGISAADRARTLRLLADPVTTSADLSRPGHIFPLRARDGGVLRRPGHTEAAVDLARLAGLRPAGAICEIVNDDGTMARLPELVAFAREHGLVLISIADLVAYRRRTEKQVVRVAEAQLPTKYGAFRAVGYRGTLDGVEHVALIRGDIGDGENLLVRVHSECLTGDVFGSLRCDCGTQLDAALGMVAAEGRGVVLYMRGHEGRGIGLMHKLAAYQLQDAGHDTVDANLALGLPADARDYGIGAQILVDLGARGLRLLTNNPAKRAGLEGYGLAIVERVALPVAHTPENLRYLTTKRDRMGHDIPGLPELPEVVAGAVADAVATAAPAVPSEMVAQVVADAIATAADALDTAAREGDGATTAGTTTGANGSGTNGSVNGRGHGRRAGHRRVAEACQGGDRR, translated from the coding sequence ATGAGCGCGGTGCAGGCAGGCACGACCCTGGGCGCGGCGGCGGCGCCGGCGAGTCCGTTGGCGCCGGCCGGTGACGAGCTGGCCTCGGCGTTCGGCACGGTCCAGGAGGCACTGGCCGAGATCGCCGCCGGGCGCTCGGTCGTCGTGGTCGACGACGCGGACCGCGAGAACGAGGGCGACCTGATCTTCGCGGCCGAGAAGGCGACGCCGGAGCTGGTCGCGTTCATGGTCCGGCACACCTCCGGCGTGATCTGCGCCCCGCTGGCGGCGCCCGACACCGACCGGCTCGGCCTCGACCAGATGGTGCCGCTCAACACCGAGCGGATGGGCACCGCGTTCACCGTCACGGTGGACGCCCGCGAAGGGGTCAGCACCGGCATCTCCGCCGCGGACCGGGCGCGCACCCTGCGCCTGCTCGCCGACCCGGTGACCACGAGCGCCGACCTGTCCCGGCCGGGCCACATCTTCCCGCTGCGGGCCCGCGACGGCGGCGTGCTGCGCCGGCCGGGCCACACCGAGGCGGCGGTCGACCTCGCGCGGCTGGCCGGGCTGCGCCCCGCCGGCGCGATCTGCGAGATCGTCAACGACGACGGCACGATGGCCCGCCTGCCCGAGCTTGTCGCCTTCGCGCGCGAACATGGGCTGGTGCTGATCTCGATCGCGGATCTGGTCGCCTACCGGCGGCGGACCGAGAAGCAGGTGGTGCGGGTCGCCGAGGCCCAGCTGCCGACGAAGTACGGGGCGTTCCGCGCGGTCGGCTACCGGGGCACGCTCGACGGCGTCGAGCACGTCGCGCTCATCCGCGGCGACATCGGCGACGGCGAGAACCTGCTGGTGCGCGTCCACAGCGAGTGCCTCACCGGCGACGTCTTCGGCTCGCTGCGCTGCGACTGCGGCACCCAGCTCGACGCCGCGCTCGGCATGGTCGCCGCCGAGGGCCGCGGCGTCGTGCTCTACATGCGGGGCCACGAGGGCCGCGGGATCGGTCTGATGCACAAGCTCGCCGCGTACCAGCTCCAGGACGCCGGGCACGACACCGTCGACGCGAACCTGGCGCTGGGGCTGCCCGCCGACGCCCGCGACTACGGCATCGGCGCGCAGATCCTCGTCGACCTCGGCGCGCGCGGCCTGCGGCTGCTGACGAACAACCCGGCGAAGCGGGCCGGCCTGGAGGGCTACGGCCTGGCGATCGTCGAGCGGGTCGCGCTGCCAGTCGCGCACACTCCGGAGAACCTGCGCTACCTGACCACCAAGCGGGACCGGATGGGCCACGACATCCCGGGCCTGCCCGAGCTGCCCGAAGTCGTCGCGGGCGCGGTGGCGGACGCGGTCGCCACCGCGGCGCCCGCGGTGCCGTCGGAGATGGTCGCGCAGGTGGTGGCCGACGCGATCGCCACGGCCGCGGATGCCCTCGACACGGCCGCCCGCGAGGGCGACGGCGCGACCACCGCGGGCACGACTACCGGTGCGAACGGTTCCGGTACGAACGGTAGCGTCAACGGACGAGGACACGGCCGGCGCGCCGGTCACCGCAGGGTGGCCGAGGCCTGCCAGGGAGGGGACCGTCGGTGA
- a CDS encoding riboflavin synthase yields the protein MFTGIVEELGIVAAVTEHAAAAELTIGCSAVLEDVRHGASIAVNGVCLTVTSFTPAGEVDPRTGTPVFTADVMLETLRRSALGGLTTGDRVNLERPVRLADRLGGHLVQGHVDGVGTIVDRAPDEHWEVVRIALPAGLDRFLVEKGSVAVDGVSLTVVEVTPASGGSPRADEPATFTVSLIPTTLTETTLGSRQVGAAVNLEVDVVAKYVEKLAAPALGRSSAVPGADLGQLPDVVGRLEPAPAFPVPPTGPVVLEGKGAGR from the coding sequence ATGTTCACCGGCATCGTCGAGGAGCTCGGCATCGTCGCCGCGGTCACGGAGCACGCGGCCGCCGCGGAGCTGACCATCGGCTGTTCGGCAGTACTCGAGGACGTGCGCCACGGCGCGTCGATCGCCGTCAACGGCGTCTGCCTCACCGTCACCTCCTTCACGCCGGCCGGCGAGGTGGACCCACGCACGGGTACCCCGGTGTTCACCGCGGACGTGATGCTCGAGACGCTGCGCCGCTCGGCGCTCGGCGGGCTCACCACCGGCGACCGGGTCAACCTGGAACGGCCGGTGCGCCTCGCCGACCGGCTTGGAGGGCACCTCGTCCAGGGCCACGTCGACGGTGTCGGCACGATCGTCGACCGGGCTCCTGACGAGCACTGGGAGGTCGTCCGGATCGCCCTGCCCGCCGGGCTCGACCGCTTTCTCGTCGAGAAGGGTTCGGTCGCCGTCGACGGCGTGAGCCTGACCGTCGTCGAGGTGACGCCCGCCTCCGGTGGAAGCCCGCGCGCCGACGAGCCGGCGACGTTCACGGTGAGCCTGATCCCGACGACGCTCACCGAGACGACGCTGGGCTCTCGCCAGGTCGGCGCGGCGGTGAACCTGGAGGTCGATGTCGTGGCGAAGTACGTGGAGAAGCTCGCCGCTCCCGCCCTCGGCCGCTCCTCGGCCGTCCCCGGCGCGGACCTAGGGCAGCTCCCCGATGTTGTCGGCCGGCTGGAGCCGGCACCGGCGTTCCCGGTGCCACCCACCGGACCGGTCGTCCTCGAGGGAAAGGGAGCCGGCCGATGA